The nucleotide window GATGAGGGTCTACAGGCCTGGATTTGAACTCCGGATGAAACTGGGATGCTACATACCAGGGATGATCACTTATTTCTACTATCTCTGCCAGCATTCCATCCGGAGACTCCCCTGAGATCACCATTCCGGCTTTCTCAAACTGCTCTCTGTAGGAATTGTTGAACTCGTAGCGGTGCCTGTGTCGCTCGTTAATGGTTTCAATACCATAACTCTGCTTTGCAGATGTCCCGTTTTTCAGAACACAGGGATAAGATCCAAGCCTCATACTTGCGCCTTTATTCAATACCTTTTTCTGCTCCTCCATAAGGTGAATGACCGGATAGGGCGTATCAGGATGGTTTTCGGTACTGTCAGCATGTTCCAGCTTCAGAACATTCCTTGCAAATTCAATTACCGCCATCTGCATCCCCAGACAGATACCCAGAAACGGGATCCTCTTTTCACGTGCATATCTGACAGCGTTGATTTTTCCATCAAGACCTCTGGAGCCGAATCCTCCCGGTACCAGCACTCCATCAAGATCCCCCAGGACCCTCTCTGCACCCTGCTTCTCAATCTCCTCTGCTGAGATACTTCTGATATTCACCTTGACAGAATGCATCGAACCGGCATGATCGAGCGCCTCATGAATCGATTTGTAAGCATCCAGAAGTTCGCTGTACTTTCCTACAATTCCTATCTCTACCGAGTTTTTAGCACCAGTGACCCGGTCCACATAGTCCCGCCATGGCTTAAGATCTCTCCGCCCGGCCCTCAGCCCCAGATAATCCAGTATGACTGTATCAAGTTCCTGGGCTGCAAATTCCAGAGGTACTTCATATATTGTGTTTGGAGCATCGAGGGCCTCTATTACTGCTTCCTTATCAACATTACAGAAAAGTGAAAGCTTCCTGCGGACGTCTTTCTCCAGATGTTTTTCGGTCCTGCATATAAGGATATCGGGTATGATCCCGATCTCACGCAGTGCGGCAACTGAGTGCTGGGTAGGCTTGGTCTTGACCTCACCGGCTTTGTGCAGATAAGGAACCAGGGTAACATGAACAAAAAGCACATTTCCCCTTCCAGCCTGGATCCTGAACTGGCGGAGAGCCTCAAGGTAGGGGAGACTCTCTATATCTCCCACTGTTCCGCCAATCTCACTTATCACCACATCAACACCGGGTGCCACCACAGAACGGATACTTTCGCAGATTTCGGTTGTCACATGCGGCACAACCTGAACCGTCCCCCCAAGAAAATCCCCGCGCCGCTCCTTCTTTATTATGGAATCGTAAATCTGTCCGGATGTGAAATTGCAGTAACGGCTGGTCGTTACACCTGTAAAGCGCTCGTAGTGCCCGAGATCCAGATCAGTCTCGGCACCATCGTCTGTCACATATACCTCCCCATGCTGGTAGGGGTTCATGGTACCAGGATCTACATTAAGATAAGGATCAAACTTCTGATTCACCACATGCAGACCACGTGATTTCAGAAGTAAACCAATCGATGCGGCAGTGATACCCTTCCCAAGAGAGGAAACCACTCCACCGGTAACGAAAATGAATTTAGGCATTATTTAACGTCTCCTGAAAAATTGGCAAATTTTTTATACTGTATTGTTCTCAGAATCGGCACCAGTATCGAAATAAGATCGATTCCGGCTTACACTAACCTGATATTCAATAATTTACCGATACCAATTCCGATACCAGCCCCGACCCGGAAACATGCTGCTTTTACGGAATGCATAGCTTTACCGGATATTCTCAATAACAGGCCTCAATTCCACATGGAGGTCCTGAGATCAAGATCATGCTTGTATTTCCGCTCCTTTCCCAGAGAATCCATAGTATGGAGCTGAATCGGC belongs to Fibrobacter sp. and includes:
- a CDS encoding CTP synthase, with amino-acid sequence MPKFIFVTGGVVSSLGKGITAASIGLLLKSRGLHVVNQKFDPYLNVDPGTMNPYQHGEVYVTDDGAETDLDLGHYERFTGVTTSRYCNFTSGQIYDSIIKKERRGDFLGGTVQVVPHVTTEICESIRSVVAPGVDVVISEIGGTVGDIESLPYLEALRQFRIQAGRGNVLFVHVTLVPYLHKAGEVKTKPTQHSVAALREIGIIPDILICRTEKHLEKDVRRKLSLFCNVDKEAVIEALDAPNTIYEVPLEFAAQELDTVILDYLGLRAGRRDLKPWRDYVDRVTGAKNSVEIGIVGKYSELLDAYKSIHEALDHAGSMHSVKVNIRSISAEEIEKQGAERVLGDLDGVLVPGGFGSRGLDGKINAVRYAREKRIPFLGICLGMQMAVIEFARNVLKLEHADSTENHPDTPYPVIHLMEEQKKVLNKGASMRLGSYPCVLKNGTSAKQSYGIETINERHRHRYEFNNSYREQFEKAGMVISGESPDGMLAEIVEISDHPWYVASQFHPEFKSRPVDPHPLFRDFVGACLKCRISESVKQGEC